A single region of the Pueribacillus theae genome encodes:
- the yfmF gene encoding EF-P 5-aminopentanol modification-associated protein YfmF, with the protein MALVDERTSDKHQYRLHTIKTNKFKTISIILQMKKQLTGEDLTKRALLPYVLQSATENLTSSKEIRARLEELYGATLTCDLSKKGENHIITFRLDIAHQRYLFKETGIFEEAARLLSDILFHPKDGKNKTFDEKIVQKEKRSLKQKIEALYDDKMRYANMRLIQEMFENEPYSQHVYGSLEKVDAINGGNLFKYYEQALREDDIDLYVVGDIDPEQVEQAADRFFTFPSDRKNVKRASSVQHKKPQHVKEKIEEQEINQGKLNIGFRTNITFSNEDYSALQVFNGIFGGFSHSKLFINVREKESLAYYASSAIESHIGMMIVMSGIDSNNYEKTVSIIKEQLDKMKNGDFSELEFDQTKIMLKNSILETLDDPRGIVELLYHQVIANVTFTIDEWLQAIDRVTRDEVTRVANKIEMDTIYFLKGEGA; encoded by the coding sequence ATGGCGCTAGTTGATGAACGTACATCTGATAAACATCAGTACCGCTTGCATACAATCAAGACGAATAAATTTAAAACCATTTCAATCATCCTTCAAATGAAAAAACAGTTGACAGGAGAGGACCTAACAAAGAGAGCGCTCTTGCCATATGTTCTCCAAAGTGCGACGGAAAACTTGACTTCATCCAAAGAAATAAGAGCTCGCCTTGAGGAACTATATGGGGCCACATTAACGTGTGATTTATCAAAAAAAGGTGAAAATCATATCATCACCTTTCGATTAGATATTGCACATCAACGTTATTTGTTCAAGGAAACCGGAATTTTTGAAGAGGCAGCCCGGCTTTTATCAGATATTTTATTCCATCCTAAGGATGGCAAAAATAAAACATTTGATGAAAAGATTGTCCAAAAAGAAAAACGGTCACTAAAACAAAAAATCGAGGCGCTTTATGATGATAAAATGCGCTATGCCAATATGCGATTAATCCAGGAAATGTTTGAAAATGAACCTTACAGCCAACACGTGTACGGAAGTCTGGAAAAAGTCGATGCGATTAATGGGGGTAACCTTTTTAAGTATTATGAGCAAGCTCTTCGCGAAGACGACATCGATCTTTATGTTGTTGGCGACATTGATCCAGAACAAGTTGAACAGGCAGCCGATCGTTTTTTCACTTTTCCATCCGATAGAAAAAATGTAAAGCGAGCTTCGTCTGTACAGCATAAAAAGCCTCAACACGTAAAGGAGAAAATCGAAGAGCAAGAAATCAATCAAGGTAAGCTTAATATTGGCTTTCGGACAAATATTACGTTTTCAAATGAGGACTATTCTGCTCTGCAAGTGTTTAACGGAATTTTTGGCGGGTTTTCCCATTCGAAATTATTTATCAATGTAAGGGAAAAAGAAAGCCTCGCTTACTATGCATCATCGGCAATTGAAAGCCATATTGGCATGATGATTGTTATGTCCGGCATTGATTCGAATAACTACGAAAAAACGGTTAGCATTATAAAAGAACAGCTGGATAAAATGAAAAACGGTGATTTTAGTGAATTGGAATTCGACCAAACAAAAATTATGCTAAAGAACTCCATTTTGGAAACATTGGACGATCCGAGGGGAATCGTTGAACTGCTATACCATCAAGTCATCGCCAACGTTACGTTTACGATTGATGAATGGCTGCAAGCGATTGACCGTGTCACTCGCGATGAAGTCACCAGGGTCGCGAATAAAATTGAAATGGATACGATTTATTTTTTAAAAGGAGAGGGGGCGTAA
- a CDS encoding DNA translocase FtsK produces the protein MAKKKRRKKEKWQQQFTYEIIGLLLLASVVIGLAELGRVGGWIQYLARFVAGEWYSIFLLGFIIVSFYLIVKRSLPSFWSRRLAGVYIVFLSLLMLTHVKLFKLISKEGMEDGSVINHTVKRLLSGDPSVETGGGMVGALSFAFFYQLFDEGGTVFISFILLIIAILLITGKSPLRFFIHVINKMAGFLLNSVKEMANDFKQWRQSLVEKKVKKKQREKASKEKRRKEPLTEQSDVQEIELDSEPIIEDFAESIEQLSFKEVKQENKSKAVTKDENLEEPLNEPFSINEVENETYELPPLSLLNMPNKTNQNRDRSHISRNVKKLEQTFESFGVKAKVLKVHLGPAVTKYEVHPAVGVKVSKIVNLSDDLALALAAKDIRIEAPIPGKSAVGIEVPNKEVSLVSLREVIESSNYQQHKSKLSIALGRDISGEPLVADLVRMPHLLVAGATGSGKSVCINGIITSLLMKAKPHEVKLMMIDPKMVELNVYNGVPHLLTPVVTDPKKASQALKKVVDEMERRYELFSHTGTRNIEGYNEWIRRHNQEGDSQPFLPYIVVIVDELADLMMVASRDVEEAITRLAQMARAAGIHLIIATQRPSVDVITGVIKANIPSRIAFSVSSQVDSRTILDIGGAEKLLGQGDMLFLPVGASKPVRIQGAFLSDEEVEKIVNFSISQQKANYVEEMISEESEPEHEEVEDELYDDAVQLIIERQSASVSMLQRKFRIGYTRAARLIDEMEARGIVGPYEGSKPRTVLVSKQEEASG, from the coding sequence ATGGCTAAAAAGAAACGCAGAAAGAAAGAAAAGTGGCAGCAGCAATTTACATATGAAATTATCGGTCTTTTACTCCTTGCTTCAGTGGTCATCGGTTTGGCTGAGCTTGGCCGTGTAGGAGGATGGATTCAATATCTAGCCCGGTTTGTGGCGGGTGAATGGTACTCGATTTTTCTTTTAGGATTTATTATTGTCTCGTTTTATCTCATTGTGAAACGATCCTTGCCCTCCTTTTGGTCACGCAGGCTGGCAGGCGTTTATATTGTCTTTCTTTCTCTATTAATGTTGACACATGTTAAGTTGTTTAAGTTGATTTCCAAAGAAGGAATGGAAGATGGATCGGTCATCAATCATACCGTTAAAAGATTGCTGAGCGGGGATCCCTCTGTAGAAACAGGCGGGGGGATGGTTGGCGCACTAAGCTTCGCCTTTTTTTACCAGCTTTTCGATGAAGGGGGTACGGTGTTTATCTCCTTTATTCTGCTAATCATCGCGATTTTACTTATTACAGGAAAGTCACCTTTAAGGTTTTTCATACATGTAATAAATAAGATGGCTGGTTTTCTGCTAAATTCAGTTAAAGAAATGGCGAATGATTTTAAACAATGGAGGCAATCATTAGTTGAAAAAAAGGTAAAGAAAAAACAAAGAGAAAAAGCATCCAAAGAAAAACGCCGGAAAGAACCGCTTACCGAACAATCAGATGTACAAGAAATTGAATTGGATAGCGAGCCAATCATCGAGGATTTCGCTGAAAGTATTGAACAGCTGTCTTTTAAAGAAGTAAAGCAGGAAAACAAAAGCAAAGCTGTAACAAAAGATGAAAATCTTGAAGAGCCACTTAATGAACCATTTTCAATCAATGAAGTTGAAAATGAAACGTATGAACTCCCGCCGCTGAGCTTGTTGAATATGCCTAATAAAACGAACCAAAATCGGGATAGAAGCCATATTTCTCGGAATGTAAAAAAACTTGAACAAACATTTGAGAGCTTTGGTGTAAAAGCAAAAGTATTAAAAGTTCATTTAGGCCCCGCAGTAACGAAATATGAAGTACATCCTGCCGTTGGGGTTAAGGTAAGTAAAATTGTCAATTTAAGCGATGACTTGGCCTTAGCGCTTGCAGCGAAAGATATACGGATTGAAGCGCCGATTCCAGGAAAATCAGCGGTTGGAATTGAAGTCCCAAACAAAGAAGTTTCGCTCGTATCATTGCGCGAAGTGATCGAGTCATCAAATTACCAACAACATAAATCAAAACTGTCAATCGCGCTTGGCAGGGATATTTCGGGTGAACCGTTAGTTGCCGATTTAGTCCGGATGCCGCACTTGCTTGTCGCAGGAGCAACGGGAAGCGGAAAAAGTGTATGCATTAATGGCATTATTACTAGTTTGTTGATGAAGGCAAAGCCCCATGAAGTCAAATTGATGATGATTGATCCGAAAATGGTTGAATTAAATGTTTATAATGGGGTACCTCATTTATTAACGCCTGTTGTTACTGATCCGAAAAAAGCATCTCAAGCTTTAAAAAAGGTCGTCGATGAAATGGAAAGAAGGTATGAGCTCTTTTCCCATACGGGCACAAGAAATATAGAAGGCTATAATGAATGGATACGGCGCCACAATCAGGAAGGGGACAGCCAGCCGTTTCTTCCGTACATCGTCGTCATTGTCGACGAGCTTGCCGATTTAATGATGGTTGCTTCAAGAGATGTCGAAGAAGCCATTACGAGGCTTGCCCAAATGGCGAGAGCCGCGGGCATTCATTTGATTATAGCGACACAACGCCCTTCTGTTGATGTCATAACAGGTGTGATCAAAGCGAATATACCGTCCCGGATTGCTTTTAGCGTATCTTCTCAAGTTGATTCAAGGACCATTCTTGACATCGGGGGGGCTGAGAAGCTTCTTGGACAAGGGGATATGCTGTTCTTGCCTGTTGGGGCATCGAAGCCAGTACGAATCCAAGGTGCCTTTCTATCAGATGAAGAAGTTGAAAAAATCGTTAACTTTTCGATCTCTCAACAAAAAGCGAATTATGTTGAAGAAATGATTTCAGAGGAATCTGAGCCCGAACATGAGGAAGTGGAAGATGAGCTTTATGATGATGCCGTCCAATTAATCATTGAAAGGCAGTCGGCTTCCGTATCAATGCTCCAACGAAAATTCCGTATTGGGTATACACGAGCGGCACGGTTAATCGATGAAATGGAAGCCCGTGGAATCGTTGGGCCGTACGAAGGCAGCAAGCCGCGGACTGTCCTTGTTTCGAAGCAGGAAGAAGCATCAGGTTAA